One Maribacter dokdonensis DSW-8 DNA window includes the following coding sequences:
- a CDS encoding DUF2194 domain-containing protein produces the protein MIAKKIGYLSLLIAFTLLTSCQQELYKSNNKFNVPEKSTEEPLVQFLIEPTNYSAILETENLAKAFDYSKIAHKTLWVNQFNEKLNIAPTTRVVTVHETAGLSTVAIDSLLKFVSKGGTLLITKAAKDERMSYFFGMTPGADWSTNKVASGLFFNKPLFPGMQGRGFDNETTHLGFNTSNFSSNVNVLVSAYNDNNYPVLVENQIGNGKVILYNSSQVLKKEMRGLLFSASLLGLEGIPYPIANIGTLFLDDFPSAVYDKNGKAITLKNGEGKSEFLKKDWWPKMKKFSQEEDIKFSAYVTFNTDDKNTGEANFKSWDQTGLLDGKNEDGTNKWITNEFTNRGHELGFRGYNDLSLSKELWQDTDLILENIKASEKKWEENISKSLPTSYVAPNNKIDSLGLISLKKGFPSLNFVHTSFLGDLYKGGNREFDPDPLNNRFFDYPRLSSGYTISDKELWAIESTYLYTGIWSHALSTEDAIDMGNADNAINSLKNHIADYKNRHPQMQFLTAKKSTEAVMDWRYQSIRHLSYEGQYEVSSSLNSDANKDSYWLMYVSEHNNVKVHEKLFFDQTEFSATPFLNGFLYSIKTKSPNLSVPDIRPEIRTLIGTTSTLITNTNNDYKAYNRSKQTMVPLKKKINRLVVEEKTKEATNLMEKLFDNNKFINSQEIVTYAEGMEAQGKTEELWSQLDQLYQKNPSSSYADFSRDISIVSNYPTPTIKKMWIERQMEWGQNDPALLKEYYQNFNTEDNTEIIEQVLSVLYSLEPTDENQHTYYDFLVKSNKDDLLQKLDEIAPCSISNKDLATSISEAYAEKLNFDKAELWQKCGNISPEVVKEWKEKTKTIASKKFTDFEYYLRYLLVNDPDKALEEAQEIEPCRPDLIRLSKNIALLFAQYSHYQKALDWSTCTNTISIKHILDWNLEYANGRYLKQVYAKHIEKNPRDYNTMNHMVKLLLLKGDVDGAGKIALSIPQNKIDPDFKIAFNNEVKSETNEKQSLYVSKYKVLMDDAIVKKSEIEARKKKGHSIGLTSSAIADEFNPTLFNNAFHFGFYNTKLDFHKFSIVQGTTYSVLKDTIVPNDIDRDLLGVAYQYKTESNEKKPFSVGAKVELDNFNKVFFHFNTGIDFIGDNSTSSLALKVHPVTTGPGYELNIYDIQVKAAQQFEYSSNLDHQFYVKADYYTDSQYYAIGGTRVEYNLLNLDKFKFGPLIEGAYGVGSEERRDGFPYWLTEDRLYAGGGLQFTIGNEDSDFNWQSDFSLFAEQEEDSFQRYEGKLSYRIKNFTTVHLNYSYFTIDRFFSNAVQLGIQYNFK, from the coding sequence ATGATAGCAAAAAAAATAGGTTATTTATCTCTACTTATAGCCTTTACTCTTTTAACCAGTTGCCAACAAGAACTTTACAAGTCTAATAACAAATTTAATGTTCCGGAAAAAAGTACAGAGGAGCCTTTGGTTCAGTTTTTAATAGAGCCAACAAATTACAGCGCTATTTTAGAAACTGAAAACTTGGCCAAGGCTTTTGACTATTCTAAAATTGCACACAAAACGTTATGGGTAAATCAATTTAACGAAAAGTTGAATATTGCTCCAACCACAAGGGTCGTTACCGTTCATGAAACTGCAGGTTTAAGTACCGTTGCCATTGACAGTCTCTTAAAGTTCGTTTCTAAAGGTGGAACCTTATTGATTACCAAAGCAGCAAAAGATGAACGTATGTCTTATTTTTTCGGCATGACCCCTGGGGCTGATTGGTCTACGAACAAAGTAGCTTCGGGCCTGTTCTTTAACAAACCTTTGTTTCCAGGTATGCAAGGTCGTGGCTTTGATAATGAAACAACCCATTTAGGTTTCAATACTTCCAATTTCTCCAGTAACGTTAATGTACTGGTATCTGCATATAATGATAATAATTACCCTGTTTTAGTTGAAAATCAAATTGGCAATGGTAAGGTCATCCTGTACAATTCATCTCAAGTACTTAAAAAAGAAATGAGGGGATTGTTATTTTCAGCCAGTTTGCTTGGACTTGAGGGCATACCCTACCCAATTGCAAATATTGGAACGCTTTTTCTTGATGATTTTCCATCGGCTGTTTATGACAAAAATGGTAAAGCTATAACCTTAAAAAATGGAGAGGGAAAATCTGAGTTCTTAAAAAAAGATTGGTGGCCTAAAATGAAAAAGTTTTCTCAAGAAGAAGATATAAAATTCTCTGCATATGTAACTTTTAATACCGATGACAAGAACACCGGTGAGGCTAACTTTAAAAGTTGGGACCAAACTGGGCTATTAGATGGAAAAAATGAAGATGGCACCAATAAATGGATTACCAACGAGTTTACCAACCGTGGTCACGAATTAGGTTTTCGTGGTTATAACGATCTTTCATTGTCTAAAGAATTATGGCAAGACACTGATCTAATTCTTGAAAATATAAAGGCGTCTGAGAAAAAATGGGAAGAAAATATATCCAAGTCCTTACCCACATCATATGTGGCACCAAATAATAAAATCGATAGTTTAGGACTAATATCATTAAAAAAAGGTTTTCCTAGTTTAAACTTTGTTCATACCTCTTTCTTAGGAGATTTGTATAAAGGTGGTAACAGGGAGTTTGACCCAGACCCATTGAACAATAGATTTTTTGATTATCCACGTTTAAGTAGTGGTTATACCATTTCAGATAAAGAATTATGGGCTATAGAGTCTACCTATCTATATACAGGAATTTGGTCTCACGCCTTAAGTACTGAAGATGCCATTGACATGGGAAATGCCGACAATGCAATCAATTCACTTAAAAATCATATTGCAGACTACAAGAATAGACACCCCCAAATGCAATTCTTAACCGCTAAAAAATCTACAGAGGCAGTTATGGATTGGCGCTATCAAAGTATTCGCCATTTAAGTTATGAAGGTCAGTATGAAGTATCTAGTTCCTTAAACTCAGATGCCAATAAAGACTCTTATTGGTTAATGTACGTTAGCGAACATAACAATGTCAAAGTACATGAAAAATTATTCTTTGACCAGACAGAATTTAGCGCAACCCCATTTTTAAATGGTTTTCTATATAGCATTAAAACAAAGTCCCCAAATTTAAGTGTACCAGATATACGACCAGAAATTAGAACATTAATTGGTACAACCTCAACTTTAATCACCAATACAAATAACGATTATAAAGCTTATAACCGGAGTAAGCAGACTATGGTGCCTTTAAAGAAAAAAATCAACAGATTGGTGGTTGAAGAAAAAACCAAAGAGGCAACAAACTTAATGGAAAAACTATTTGACAATAATAAATTCATAAACAGCCAAGAAATAGTTACTTATGCAGAAGGTATGGAGGCTCAAGGCAAAACCGAAGAGCTTTGGTCACAATTAGACCAACTATACCAAAAAAACCCATCAAGTTCTTATGCAGATTTTTCTAGGGACATTAGTATTGTCAGTAATTACCCAACACCTACCATTAAAAAAATGTGGATAGAGAGGCAGATGGAATGGGGACAAAATGACCCCGCCCTTCTTAAAGAATATTATCAAAATTTCAATACCGAAGATAATACCGAAATTATAGAACAAGTACTTAGCGTTCTATATTCTTTAGAACCAACTGATGAGAACCAACATACATACTATGATTTTTTGGTAAAATCCAATAAAGATGATTTGCTACAGAAACTAGATGAGATAGCACCTTGTAGCATATCCAATAAAGATCTGGCCACTTCAATTAGTGAAGCATATGCCGAAAAACTTAATTTTGACAAGGCAGAACTTTGGCAAAAATGTGGAAATATTTCTCCAGAAGTGGTTAAGGAATGGAAAGAAAAAACAAAGACCATTGCAAGTAAGAAATTTACAGACTTTGAGTACTATCTAAGATATCTGCTGGTCAATGATCCGGACAAAGCCTTAGAGGAAGCCCAAGAAATAGAGCCCTGCAGACCCGATTTAATTAGACTATCAAAGAACATTGCTCTTTTATTTGCGCAATACTCACATTACCAGAAAGCTTTAGATTGGAGCACGTGTACCAATACCATTTCTATTAAACATATTTTAGATTGGAATCTTGAATACGCCAATGGCCGGTATTTAAAACAAGTATATGCCAAACATATAGAAAAGAATCCTAGAGATTATAATACCATGAACCACATGGTGAAATTATTATTACTAAAGGGTGATGTAGATGGTGCAGGTAAAATAGCCTTGAGCATACCACAGAACAAAATTGACCCCGATTTTAAAATTGCATTCAACAATGAGGTAAAATCTGAAACTAACGAAAAGCAATCTTTATATGTAAGCAAGTACAAAGTTTTAATGGATGACGCTATTGTAAAAAAATCTGAAATTGAAGCTAGAAAAAAGAAAGGGCACTCCATAGGACTTACCTCATCTGCTATTGCAGATGAATTTAACCCAACCTTGTTCAACAATGCCTTCCATTTTGGTTTTTATAATACAAAACTCGACTTTCATAAATTCTCAATTGTTCAAGGTACCACATATTCAGTTCTTAAGGACACTATAGTACCTAATGATATTGATAGAGATTTACTCGGTGTTGCCTATCAATATAAAACAGAGTCCAATGAGAAAAAACCTTTTTCCGTTGGCGCCAAAGTAGAATTAGATAATTTTAATAAGGTATTCTTTCATTTTAATACCGGTATAGATTTTATAGGTGACAATAGTACATCTTCATTAGCTTTAAAAGTACACCCCGTTACTACAGGACCGGGTTACGAATTAAACATTTATGATATTCAGGTAAAAGCAGCACAGCAGTTTGAATACTCATCTAACCTAGATCACCAATTTTATGTAAAAGCAGATTACTACACTGATAGTCAATACTACGCTATTGGTGGCACCAGAGTAGAATATAATTTGCTGAATTTGGACAAATTTAAATTTGGTCCATTAATAGAAGGTGCCTATGGCGTTGGCTCTGAAGAGAGAAGAGACGGTTTTCCTTACTGGCTTACCGAAGATAGACTTTATGCGGGTGGAGGATTACAATTCACCATTGGTAACGAAGATTCAGATTTTAATTGGCAAAGCGACTTTTCACTTTTTGCCGAGCAGGAAGAAGATAGTTTTCAGCGTTATGAAGGTAAACTATCTTACAGAATCAAGAATTTTACAACCGTACATTTAAATTACTCCTATTTTACTATTGACCGGTTTTTCTCTAACGCCGTTCAGCTGGGTATTCAGTATAATTTCAAATAA
- a CDS encoding lysozyme family protein, which yields MKKLVMAILIMAGITATAQDHQRKGKRGDMKDLTPEQVATIQTKKMTLALDLNESQQGKIKAILTEDATARKTKMEERKAQKEEGKKVLTAEEKYAMQNERLDHQIARKEQMKSILDDEQYEKWEKMDHRRKMRSKNNEGRKGKRSARQ from the coding sequence ATGAAAAAATTAGTAATGGCCATATTGATTATGGCAGGCATAACTGCAACGGCACAAGATCACCAAAGAAAAGGTAAAAGAGGTGACATGAAAGATTTGACTCCTGAACAAGTAGCAACTATTCAGACCAAAAAAATGACTTTGGCCTTAGATCTTAATGAATCTCAACAAGGAAAAATCAAAGCAATACTTACGGAAGATGCCACTGCTCGAAAAACAAAAATGGAAGAGAGAAAAGCCCAAAAAGAGGAAGGTAAAAAGGTATTGACCGCAGAAGAAAAATACGCTATGCAAAATGAGCGCTTAGACCATCAGATTGCCAGAAAAGAGCAAATGAAATCTATACTTGATGACGAGCAATATGAAAAATGGGAAAAAATGGACCATAGACGAAAAATGCGAAGTAAAAACAATGAAGGTAGAAAAGGAAAACGCTCTGCCAGACAATAG
- a CDS encoding zinc-dependent metalloprotease produces MKRKLLVKLLLLLCVFGYQNADAQIFKKKKKNTEQEANKPSKDKIQPYNKVITKDAKSDSGLFTTHIVDENHYFEIPDSLFNKEMLMVSRISKTASGIGFGGGKINTQVLRWEKKDKKVLLRVVSHDVVAADSLPVHEAVVNSNFEPVLFSFDIKAIQKDSLSPTTVIEVNDIFTKDTKAFGMPDRYRKRYKVSRLDEGRGYIESIKSYPLNVEVRHVKTYLASNPPSNSTLGSISVEINNSMVLLPEEPMKRRYFDERVGWFARGQVDYGLDAQESKTIKFLDRWRLEVKDEDIEKFKNGELVEPKKQIVYYVDRATPRKWVPFIKQGIEDWQTAFEAAGFKNAIIAKEPPTVEEDPEWSPEDVRYSVVRYLASPIPNANGPHVSDPRSGEILESDINWYHNVMTLLRNWYFVQTAAINPAARGVSFDDEVMGRLIRFVSSHEVGHTLGLPHNMGSSVAYPVDSLRSKTFTKKYGTAPSIMDYARFNYIAQPGDEGVALMPDIGVYDKYAIQWGYKPILNTTAEEEKAILDQWILKHAGDPLYRFGHQQVGDIVDPSSQTEDLGDDAMKASEYGIANLKRIVPKLIEWTAEDGKNYEDLDKLYGQVFAQFNRYMGHVSNNIGGVYEHHKTYDQDGAVYTAVPKERQQRAMAFLQEQLFNTPMWMLDQDILERTEYSGFLEQMRAMQVRTLNNVLSLGKMARLIENETMDKSEAYSLAQMMSELRKGIWSETRSGKTVDTYRRNLQKAHIDRLAYLLTAENQAKASDFGGYRKSTVVNTSQSDIRTIARAELNILKRDIRNARNRTSDLMTKYHYDDVSERINDILDPK; encoded by the coding sequence ATGAAAAGAAAATTACTTGTAAAATTATTACTATTACTGTGTGTTTTTGGCTACCAGAATGCTGACGCCCAAATTTTTAAAAAGAAAAAGAAAAACACTGAACAAGAAGCTAACAAGCCTTCTAAAGATAAAATTCAACCTTATAACAAGGTTATAACAAAAGATGCCAAAAGTGATTCAGGTCTATTTACTACCCACATAGTAGATGAAAATCACTATTTTGAAATTCCAGATTCCCTATTCAATAAAGAAATGCTGATGGTAAGTCGTATTTCCAAAACTGCATCGGGCATTGGTTTTGGTGGTGGAAAAATAAACACCCAAGTACTTCGCTGGGAAAAGAAAGATAAAAAAGTATTACTTCGTGTAGTATCCCATGATGTTGTTGCCGCAGATTCTTTACCGGTACATGAAGCCGTTGTAAATTCAAACTTTGAACCGGTTTTATTCTCTTTCGATATTAAAGCTATTCAGAAAGACTCGCTCAGCCCTACAACCGTAATCGAAGTAAACGATATTTTCACGAAGGACACCAAAGCTTTTGGTATGCCAGATAGGTATCGCAAAAGATATAAAGTATCTCGTTTAGATGAAGGCAGAGGGTATATAGAATCTATTAAGAGTTACCCATTAAATGTTGAAGTACGCCATGTGAAAACGTATTTGGCGAGCAACCCTCCAAGTAATTCTACCTTAGGTTCAATTTCTGTGGAAATCAATAACTCTATGGTACTACTTCCTGAAGAACCTATGAAACGCAGATATTTTGATGAGCGTGTAGGTTGGTTTGCACGTGGCCAAGTAGATTATGGTCTAGACGCTCAAGAGAGCAAAACGATCAAGTTTTTAGATAGATGGCGCTTAGAGGTTAAAGATGAGGATATAGAGAAATTCAAAAATGGCGAACTAGTTGAACCAAAAAAGCAAATTGTATACTATGTAGATAGGGCTACACCTAGAAAATGGGTACCTTTTATTAAGCAAGGTATTGAAGATTGGCAAACCGCTTTTGAAGCTGCAGGTTTTAAGAACGCCATAATTGCAAAAGAACCACCTACAGTTGAGGAAGATCCAGAATGGTCTCCTGAAGATGTGCGTTATTCAGTGGTTCGTTATTTAGCATCACCTATACCAAATGCCAATGGTCCGCATGTTAGCGATCCCCGCAGTGGTGAAATATTAGAATCTGATATTAATTGGTACCATAATGTAATGACCTTGTTGAGAAACTGGTACTTTGTACAAACAGCAGCTATCAATCCTGCTGCCAGAGGTGTATCTTTTGATGATGAAGTCATGGGTCGCTTAATTAGATTTGTATCATCACATGAAGTTGGCCACACGCTTGGGCTTCCACATAATATGGGCAGTAGTGTTGCATACCCTGTAGACTCCCTTCGTTCTAAAACGTTTACAAAAAAATATGGTACGGCACCATCAATAATGGATTATGCCCGTTTTAACTACATTGCGCAACCTGGCGATGAAGGTGTTGCCTTAATGCCAGATATAGGGGTATATGATAAATATGCCATTCAATGGGGATACAAACCAATTTTAAACACTACCGCAGAAGAAGAGAAAGCTATTTTGGACCAATGGATCTTAAAACATGCAGGTGACCCTCTTTACCGTTTTGGTCACCAACAAGTAGGTGATATAGTTGACCCAAGTTCACAGACCGAAGATTTGGGAGATGATGCTATGAAAGCTAGTGAATACGGTATTGCCAATTTAAAAAGAATTGTTCCCAAACTCATAGAGTGGACCGCAGAAGATGGTAAGAACTATGAAGACCTTGATAAACTTTATGGGCAAGTATTCGCTCAGTTCAATAGATATATGGGCCATGTTTCCAATAATATTGGGGGCGTATATGAGCACCACAAAACCTATGACCAAGATGGCGCCGTTTATACCGCCGTACCTAAAGAACGCCAGCAAAGAGCCATGGCTTTTCTTCAAGAACAGTTATTTAATACCCCAATGTGGATGCTAGACCAAGATATTTTGGAGCGTACAGAGTACTCTGGCTTTTTAGAACAAATGCGGGCTATGCAAGTACGTACATTAAATAATGTATTAAGCTTAGGCAAAATGGCAAGGTTGATAGAAAATGAAACAATGGATAAGTCCGAAGCTTATTCCCTTGCCCAAATGATGAGCGAATTAAGAAAAGGTATATGGTCTGAAACAAGGAGTGGCAAAACGGTTGATACCTATAGAAGGAACCTACAAAAAGCCCATATTGACCGTTTAGCATATTTGTTGACTGCAGAAAATCAAGCCAAGGCTTCGGATTTTGGTGGCTACAGAAAATCAACAGTTGTCAACACCAGTCAATCTGATATTCGAACCATTGCGAGAGCCGAATTGAATATTTTGAAGCGCGATATTAGAAACGCACGTAACAGAACCTCTGACTTGATGACAAAATATCATTACGACGATGTTTCTGAGCGTATTAACGATATTTTAGACCCTAAATAA
- a CDS encoding SLC13 family permease, whose product MNLSSKIGLFTGPILFFIIIFSPSVLISDSADAVIAVALWMVIWWVTEAVSISVTALLPLLLFPILKIMPVGEVGANYGSPIVFLFFGGFVMALALEKVNLHKRIALTIIKLTGTSANKVVLGFMIATAVLSMWISNTASTVVMLPIAMSVINLLIEDEDGFTTRDRNFALSVMLGIAFSANGGGIATVIGTPPNSVLIGLLENQYQIEISFLKWMMIGLPFSLIMISICYFVLVKVFFPTRGLKFKASKTIIHEELDKLGPTSGKEKMVLSIFGVTIFLWVFRTLINSIFPNLGLSDTLISIFAAIALFTLPYNLKKGDFILEWKDTQKLAWGILILFGGGLSLANGMSVSGIVDLVAQVIAESNLSILLTASLLIVLMLFMTELMSNVALVAVLAPVVAGIAIGLGLPITYLLIPITIASSCAFMLPMATPPNAIVFASGYIKVHEMARAGIILNLIAVLLLILLFQFFLPLLF is encoded by the coding sequence ATGAACTTAAGCAGTAAAATAGGTCTGTTTACAGGTCCTATACTATTTTTTATAATCATTTTTTCACCAAGTGTATTGATTTCAGATAGTGCGGACGCCGTCATTGCCGTTGCACTATGGATGGTTATATGGTGGGTAACAGAAGCGGTTTCTATTTCCGTAACCGCTCTATTGCCCCTATTGCTCTTTCCAATTTTAAAAATTATGCCAGTTGGCGAAGTTGGAGCAAACTACGGTAGCCCCATAGTTTTTTTATTCTTTGGCGGCTTTGTAATGGCACTGGCGTTAGAGAAGGTAAATCTGCATAAAAGAATAGCACTCACTATCATTAAACTTACCGGTACCTCTGCCAATAAGGTGGTATTAGGTTTTATGATCGCTACTGCCGTACTGAGCATGTGGATCAGCAATACTGCAAGTACCGTAGTTATGTTACCGATCGCCATGTCGGTCATCAATCTATTGATCGAAGATGAAGACGGATTCACTACAAGAGATCGCAATTTTGCCTTAAGTGTAATGCTTGGCATTGCCTTTTCTGCGAATGGGGGAGGTATTGCAACGGTTATTGGTACCCCTCCAAATTCTGTCTTAATAGGTTTACTTGAAAACCAATACCAAATAGAAATATCATTTTTAAAATGGATGATGATAGGGCTACCCTTTTCCCTTATCATGATTTCCATTTGTTATTTTGTTCTCGTAAAAGTCTTTTTCCCCACTCGGGGTTTAAAATTTAAAGCTTCAAAAACCATTATTCATGAGGAACTGGATAAATTAGGTCCTACTTCCGGGAAGGAAAAAATGGTCTTATCCATTTTTGGAGTCACAATATTTCTGTGGGTGTTCAGAACATTGATCAATTCCATTTTCCCCAATTTAGGTCTATCGGATACCCTTATAAGTATTTTTGCCGCTATAGCGTTATTTACACTGCCGTATAATCTAAAAAAAGGAGATTTTATTTTAGAATGGAAAGACACCCAAAAACTGGCTTGGGGAATTTTAATTCTATTTGGCGGTGGCCTATCACTGGCAAATGGCATGTCCGTTTCGGGTATTGTAGATTTGGTTGCCCAAGTTATTGCAGAAAGTAACCTAAGTATATTGCTTACGGCTTCTTTATTGATCGTTCTAATGCTATTTATGACAGAATTAATGAGCAATGTTGCTCTTGTTGCAGTATTAGCTCCTGTTGTTGCGGGAATAGCCATAGGGCTGGGTCTGCCCATAACCTATCTACTTATTCCCATCACTATTGCAAGTAGCTGTGCTTTCATGCTACCTATGGCCACGCCACCAAATGCCATAGTTTTCGCTAGCGGGTATATTAAGGTACATGAAATGGCACGCGCGGGGATAATTCTTAATCTTATAGCGGTTCTCTTACTGATCCTCTTATTTCAATTTTTTCTACCTCTTTTATTTTAA
- the lysS gene encoding lysine--tRNA ligase, with product MQLSEQELIRREKLEKLRALGINPYPAALYPVNATSASIKSNYEEGKQVIVAGRLMSRRIQGKASFAELQDSSGRIQVYFNRDEICTGDDKSLYNDVYKKLLDIGDIIGIEGDLFTTQVGEKTIMVKKFTMLSKSLRPLPLPKKDAEGKVYDEFNDPELRYRQRYVDLVVNPKVKETFIKRTKITNSIREFYNDKGYLEVETPILQPIPGGATARPFLTHHNALNIPLYLRIANELYLKRLIVGGFDGVYEFSKDFRNEGMDRTHNPEFTVMELYVAYKDYNWMMDTTEKLLEKIAMDANGTTKVTVGKHEIEFKAPYARVPILEAIKIHTGIDVAGMPEEELRETAKKLGLEVDETMGVGKLIDEIFGEKCEHHYVQPTFITDYPKEMSPLTKEHRDNPALTERFELMVNGKELANAYSELNDPIDQRERFEDQLKLSEKGDDEAMFIDQDFLRALEYGMPPTSGIGIGIDRLVMLMTNNASIQEVLFFPQMRPEKKPLQLSDNEKVIFDILKSEKKMQLDALKNKADLSNKAWDKGIKGITKQQLAKIYKEDDVLFVEILK from the coding sequence ATGCAATTATCGGAGCAAGAGCTTATCAGAAGAGAAAAATTGGAAAAACTAAGAGCATTGGGTATCAATCCTTATCCAGCTGCTTTATACCCTGTAAATGCTACATCGGCAAGCATTAAATCTAATTATGAGGAAGGTAAACAGGTAATTGTTGCCGGTAGACTCATGTCTCGTAGAATTCAAGGTAAAGCTTCTTTTGCCGAGCTACAAGATAGTTCCGGTCGTATTCAAGTTTATTTCAATAGAGATGAAATCTGTACAGGTGATGATAAGTCTTTATACAATGATGTCTATAAAAAATTATTGGATATTGGTGATATTATCGGTATTGAGGGTGACCTATTTACTACCCAAGTAGGCGAAAAAACCATTATGGTCAAGAAATTTACCATGTTGAGCAAATCGCTTAGACCTTTACCATTACCAAAAAAAGATGCAGAAGGCAAGGTCTATGATGAGTTCAATGACCCAGAATTACGCTACCGTCAACGTTATGTAGATTTGGTGGTGAACCCAAAGGTCAAAGAAACATTCATTAAAAGAACCAAGATCACCAATAGTATTCGTGAGTTCTATAACGACAAAGGTTATTTAGAGGTTGAAACACCAATTTTGCAACCAATACCAGGTGGTGCTACGGCACGCCCTTTCTTAACGCACCATAATGCGCTGAACATTCCTTTGTATTTACGTATTGCCAATGAACTTTACCTAAAGAGATTGATCGTTGGTGGGTTCGATGGTGTTTATGAATTCTCAAAGGATTTTAGAAACGAAGGTATGGATCGTACCCATAATCCGGAATTTACGGTAATGGAACTGTATGTAGCCTACAAAGACTACAATTGGATGATGGATACCACTGAAAAATTATTGGAGAAAATTGCGATGGATGCCAATGGGACTACTAAGGTAACCGTAGGCAAACACGAAATTGAATTCAAAGCTCCGTACGCAAGAGTACCTATTTTAGAGGCTATAAAAATACACACAGGTATTGATGTTGCCGGTATGCCAGAAGAAGAACTACGCGAAACGGCTAAAAAATTAGGTCTAGAGGTCGACGAAACTATGGGTGTGGGCAAACTGATCGATGAGATTTTTGGTGAAAAATGTGAGCACCATTACGTGCAACCAACATTTATTACAGATTACCCAAAGGAAATGAGCCCGTTGACCAAAGAGCATAGAGACAACCCTGCTTTAACAGAACGTTTTGAGCTTATGGTAAATGGTAAAGAGTTGGCAAATGCTTATTCTGAGCTTAATGACCCAATTGACCAAAGAGAGCGTTTTGAAGATCAACTGAAGTTGTCCGAAAAAGGTGATGACGAAGCTATGTTCATTGACCAAGATTTCCTTAGGGCATTGGAATACGGTATGCCACCTACTTCTGGTATTGGTATAGGTATAGATCGTTTGGTAATGTTGATGACCAACAATGCATCTATACAAGAAGTATTGTTCTTCCCGCAAATGAGACCAGAAAAGAAACCTCTTCAATTATCCGATAATGAAAAGGTTATTTTTGATATCCTTAAATCAGAAAAGAAAATGCAATTAGACGCGCTTAAAAACAAAGCAGATCTAAGCAACAAAGCATGGGACAAAGGCATTAAAGGGATTACAAAACAGCAACTGGCAAAAATCTATAAGGAAGACGATGTTCTTTTTGTTGAAATATTAAAATAG
- a CDS encoding SGNH/GDSL hydrolase family protein has product MKYLNKLSLIPLIGLLFTILPSCSQTEDIRSAPISEDLNNQETINYLALGDSYTVGESVAFEDSFPKQLSSTIEENKNYKVNTTVIAQTGWRTDQLLASIGGRASAEYNLVTLLIGVNNQFQSRPFSQYETEFVRLIDKAISLAGNDSNKVVVLSIPDYFYTPFGQSNGNDQISRELDRYNDFAKYTSKSKGVTFLNITDITRKGLNEPELVANDGLHPSALAYEKFVERLYPLVRSRLKD; this is encoded by the coding sequence ATGAAATACTTGAACAAGTTATCCCTTATACCGCTAATAGGTCTTCTGTTTACTATATTACCATCTTGCAGCCAAACCGAAGATATTAGATCAGCACCTATTTCAGAAGATCTAAACAACCAAGAAACCATAAACTATTTGGCTCTTGGCGATAGTTATACCGTTGGAGAAAGCGTTGCGTTTGAAGACAGCTTCCCAAAACAATTGAGTTCCACTATTGAAGAAAATAAAAACTATAAGGTCAATACTACCGTAATTGCACAAACCGGCTGGAGAACCGATCAATTATTGGCATCAATTGGTGGTAGAGCATCTGCCGAGTATAATTTAGTCACGCTACTTATTGGTGTAAACAATCAATTTCAATCTAGACCATTTTCTCAATATGAGACAGAATTTGTAAGATTAATTGATAAAGCCATTAGTCTTGCGGGTAATGATTCTAACAAAGTAGTCGTGCTTTCAATTCCAGATTACTTTTATACGCCTTTTGGCCAAAGTAACGGTAATGACCAAATCTCAAGGGAACTTGACAGGTATAATGATTTTGCCAAATATACCTCAAAATCCAAAGGAGTTACGTTTCTAAATATTACCGATATTACCAGAAAAGGTTTAAACGAACCTGAATTGGTAGCAAATGATGGTTTACACCCTTCTGCCCTTGCATATGAAAAATTTGTTGAAAGACTCTATCCTTTAGTGCGTTCTAGATTGAAAGATTAA